AAGCTAGAATAAATAATGAGATATTACTAAGCAATGTGATAGTATGATCCTTATTTGCTTTTGTAACAAGTTGCCTAACAAATAGAGCAACAAGAATTATGAAAATGAATACTATTGGCCACATGAAGAAAGGACCACCTTCGTTAATACGATCTAAAAGCATAATACTGTGTTTTAATGATTAATAGGTGTCTAAACTAGGCACTATAAAGCTACATTATTTTTATTTGCGACCAACAACCAATTTATGAGTGGTTTTTACAGCATCTTGTATAAATTAATTATTAATAAACTTGTTATGACTGAAAACCTTGTTAAACCAGTCATTCGTCTCAAAAGTTATAAGTATTGCTCAATTTTTAGCATCTTGCAGTGTGGATATATTAAAATTCAATCAAACTAAATTTTTAGCATCTCATATTCTTTTATGGGTAGGTGTTTGGTTCTTTTTTGTGTATTTCTTTAGTTACAACTCTTCAAACTCACTTTACGTTACTTGGTTTTCTAGTATTTTGTTACCCTTAACAATGGCAACAACCTATACTACTGTTTACTACCTTATTCCTAAATATCTATTAACTAGAAATTATGGGTTATTTGTACTATACTCTACCTACACATTAATCTTTACATCTTATATAGTTATCCTTACAATGTTTGGCAGCTTTATGCTTTTGTCTAATTTTAATGTAGTGGATATGCCGCCTATGAGTAGAAACTTTGTGTTTATACTTATTTTAGTATACCTCATAGTAGGTCTTGTAAGCTTTGTAAGCATACTTAATTATAATTTTAAGACGCTATCAAAAAATAAAGCCTTAGAGAATAAGATATTAGATGCACAGCTAAAAATTAAAGACCAAGAATTACATTATTTAAAGAAGCAAATTCATCCTCACTTTCTGTTTAATTCTTTAAATACCATTTATGGATTTTCACTGAAGAAATCTGAACAAACTCCAGATGTTATACTGAAGCTATCTAATTTGCTA
This region of Croceibacter atlanticus HTCC2559 genomic DNA includes:
- a CDS encoding sensor histidine kinase, which codes for MDILKFNQTKFLASHILLWVGVWFFFVYFFSYNSSNSLYVTWFSSILLPLTMATTYTTVYYLIPKYLLTRNYGLFVLYSTYTLIFTSYIVILTMFGSFMLLSNFNVVDMPPMSRNFVFILILVYLIVGLVSFVSILNYNFKTLSKNKALENKILDAQLKIKDQELHYLKKQIHPHFLFNSLNTIYGFSLKKSEQTPDVILKLSNLLDYILYQVQQPKVALKQEIIHIEDYISLEQIRFQDTLKTKVNYNTFNPNLEIPPMLFLPFVENAFKHGAILNGFLQIEMTVNVQTASIEFEIKNTVKSKTPANGNGLGLPTIRKRLDLLYQDNYELNSSLVNNWYTVNLKLNTNV